Proteins co-encoded in one Phycodurus eques isolate BA_2022a chromosome 14, UOR_Pequ_1.1, whole genome shotgun sequence genomic window:
- the cdkl1 gene encoding cyclin-dependent kinase-like 1, translating into MEKYEKMGKIGEGSYGVVFKCRNRDSGQIVAIKKFAESEDDPTIRKIALREIRMLKQLKHGNLVNLIEVFRRKRKLHLVFEYCDHTVLHELDRHPRGVPEHLVKSITWQTLQAVNFCHKHNCIHRDVKPENILITKQHVIKLCDFGFARILTGPCDYYTDYVATRWYRAPELLVGDTQYGPPVDLWAVGCVFAELLSGAPLWPGKSDMDQLYLIRKTLGDLISRHQQVFSTNQFFHGLSIPEPQEMEPLELKYPNLSHQTLSLMKACLHMNPSERLPCEQLLHHPYFDSLRHKNHQPNAKQAITVHDRHGNRRTRVPRKHLPAGCLPQLTGSSILPVLDTKKYYHNLSKFNYHLPNI; encoded by the exons ATGGAAAAGTACGAGAAGATGGGCAAGATCGGCGAGGGTTCGTACGGCGTGGTCTTCAAATGTCGCAACAGAGACTCGGGACAGATCGTCGCCATCAAGAAGTTTGCAGAGTCTGAGGACGACCCCACCATCAGGAAGATCGCGCTCAGGGAGATCAGGATGCTCAAG cAACTGAAACACGGCAACCTGGTGAATCTTATCGAAGTGTTTCGCCGCAAGAGGAAACTTCACCTGGTGTTCGAGTACTGCGACCACACGGTGCTCCACGAGCTGGACCGACACCCCCGAGG TGTTCCTGAGCATTTGGTGAAGAGCATCACGTGGCAGACGCTTCAGGCTGTCAACTTTTGCCACAAACACAAC TGTATCCACAGAGACGTGAAGCCCGAGAACATTCTCATCACCAAACAGCACGTCATCAAACTCTGTGACTTCGGCTTCGCCAGGATTCTCA cgGGGCCGTGTGACTACTACACGGACTACGTGGCGACGCGCTGGTATCGCGCCCCGGAGCTGCTGGTGGGAGACACGCAGTACGGCCCCCCCGTGGACTTGTGGGCCGTCGGCTGCGTCTTCGCCGAGCTCCTCTCTGGCGCCCCCCTGTGGCCCGGCAAGTCCGACATGGACCAGCTCTACCTGATCCGCAAGACCCTCG GAGATCTGATCTCGCGCCACCAGCAAGTTTTCAGCACCAATCAATTCTTCCACGGCCTCTCCATTCCTGAACCTCAAGAGATG GAACCTTtggagctgaaatatccaaacCTCTCCCACCAAACGCTCAGTCTCATGAAG GCTTGTCTTCATATGAACCCGAGCGAGCGTCTTCCGTGCGAGCAGCTGCTGCACCATCCTTACTTTGACAGCCTGAGACACAAGAACCACCAGCCCAACGCTAAACAGGCCATCACGGTGCACGATCGCCACGGCAACAGGAGGACCCGCGTGCCGCGCAAACATCTACCCGCCGGG TGTTTGCCTCAGCTGACGGGCAGCAGCATCCTCCCTGTTCTGGACACCAAGAAGTACTACCACAACCTCAGCAAGTTCAACTATCACCTGCCCAACATCTAA
- the dmac2l gene encoding ATP synthase subunit s, mitochondrial: protein MRLLVKAVQSAIKQRESSRRHFWGWLNAVFNKVDYERIKAAGPDRAASEWLLRCGAKVRFLGLDRWHGDYNALPTGPLGRFKIQAIDATDSCIMYRGFDHLEGLQYVEEVKLNKCTYIEDACLERLSSLENLQRSVFMMEVVSCGNVTDKGLVALHKLRNLEYLFLSDLPGIKDKENTVERLKTALPRLDIHLDLD from the exons ATGAGGCTGCTAGTGAAGGCGGTGCAGTCTGCTATAAAGCAAAGAGAGAGTAGCCGGAGACACTTCTGGGGCTGGCTCAATGCTGTTTTCAATAA GGTGGACTACGAGCGCATCAAGGCTGCGGGTCCCGACCGGGCGGCGTCCGAGTGGTTGCTGAGGTGCGGTGCCAAGGTGCGCTTCCTGGGTTTGGATCGCTGGCACGGAGACTACAACGCGCTACCCACCGGACCTCTGGGACGCTTCAAGATCCAAGCCATCGACGCCACAGACTCCTGCATCATGTACCGAGGCTTCGACCATCTCG AAGGTTTGCAGTACGTGGAGGAGGTTAAGCTCAACAAGTGCACGTACATCGAGGACGCGTGCTTGGAGCGACTCAGCTCGCTGGAGAACCTGCAGCGCAGCGTCTTCATGATGGAGGTGGTGTCGTGTGGGAACGTCACGGACAAGGGCCTCGTCGCTCTGCACAAACTCAG GAATCTAGAGTACCTGTTCCTCAGTGACCTGCCCGGTATCAAAGACAAAGAGAACACGGTGGAACGTTTAAAGACGGCACTCCCGCGCCTTGATATCCACCTGGACCTtgactaa